The following are encoded together in the Zonotrichia albicollis isolate bZonAlb1 chromosome 10, bZonAlb1.hap1, whole genome shotgun sequence genome:
- the INHA gene encoding inhibin alpha chain yields the protein MPDPHRPLIPTRFLPRFPCCAQLLSLPTSSPEALDLQLLRLGGTQHQQLQSYPRYPPASLPALAPGTTPAPHTHCCRQHPPHTPPCPGAGPPRPHCPCSPRIPDVSALSQLRDNIHGEQTFASVSDRSQCHPAPGGAPRADGAGRQAEGRGRGAPRAASLPAVRPTAMLLLLHLLPAMLPSAALASCTAAGPDRQLVLAKVRARVLEHLSPPLLQEEPQMEARRVHRRDVLESTEVEPEELEDTSQVILFPATDVPCEPTQPDKLLEEEGIFTYLFQPSAHTLSRVVTSAQLWFYTGPSAAPNHSTPDVLTLSPQGRVPVPAMVERTPEHWTVFHLAPVLLPQLWQPLFVLMVRCPGCPCLAEGDKMPFLVATTRAKGSERARRSAMPWSPAALSLLQRPSEELAAHTNCRRASLNISFEELGWDKWIVHPSSFVFHYCHGSCAAGHGLSHRLGVQLCCAALPGTMRSLRVRTTSDGGYSFKYETVPNILAQDCTCV from the exons ATGCCAGATCCTCACAGGCCTCTGATCCCCACCAGGTTCTTGCCCAGATTTCCCTGCTGTGCACAACTGCTGTCACTTCCCACTAGCTCCCCAGAAGCCCTAGACCTTCAACTCCTCCGCCTGGGGGGCACCCAAcatcagcagctgcagagctacCCAAGGTAcccccctgcatccctgccagcTTTGGCTCCTGGCaccaccccagccccacacactcACTGCTGCCGGCAGCATCccccacacacacccccctGCCCGGGCGCCGGCCCCCCCAGACCACACTGTCCTTGCAGTCCTCGCATTCCAGACGTCTCAGCGCTTTCACAGCTCAGAGATAATATTCACGGCGAGCAGACGTTTGCGTCAGTGTCAGATAGATCTCAATGCCACCCTGCCCCGGGGGGAGCGCCGCGGGCAGACGGGGCGGGCAGGCAGGCAGAAGGCCGCGGCAGAGGAGCCCCCCGAGCTGCCAGCCTGCCAGCCGTGCGCCCCACggccatgctgctgctgctgcacctgcTGCCTGCCATGCTGCCCAGCGCCGCCCTGGCCAGCTGCACCGCGGCCGGCCCCGACCGGCAGCTCGTCCTGGCCAAGGTGCGGGCCCGGGTGCTGGAACACCTGAGCCCCCCCCTGCTCCAGGAGGAGCCGCAGATGGAAGCCAGGAGGGTGCACCGGAGGGACGTCCTTGAAAGCACCGAAGTGGagccagaggagctggaggacaCCTCCCAGGTGATCTTATTCCCTGCCACAG ATGTTCCCTGTGAGCCCACACAGCCAGACAAGCTGCTGGAGGAAGAAGGGATTTTCACCTACCTCTTCCAGCCCTCGGCACACACCCTGAGCCGTGTGGTGACTTCTGCTCAGCTCTGGTTTTACACGGGCCCCTCGGCCGCCCCCAACCACTCCACCCCTGACGTGCTGACCCTGTCACCTCAGGGCCGGGTGCCGGTGCCGGCCATGGTGGAGCGGACACCCGAGCACTGGACTGTGTTCCACTTGGCCCcggtgctgctgccccagctctggcagccgCTCTTCGTGCTCATGGTgcgctgccctggctgcccctgcctggccgAGGGGGACAAGATGCCCTTCCTGGTGGCCACCACCAGGGCCAAGGGCAGCGAGAGGGCTCGTCGCTCTGCCATGCCCTGgtccccagctgccctgagcctgctgcagcGTCCATCCGAGGAGCTTGCTGCCCACACCAACTGCCGCCGGGCTTCCCTCAACATCTCCTtcgaggagctgggctgggacaagtGGATTGTGCATCCCAGCAGCTTTGTGTTCCACTACTGCCACGGGAGCTGCGCCGCAGGCCACGGGCTGAGCCACCGGCTGGGTGTGCAGCTGTGCTGCGCCGCCCTGCCTGGCACCATGCGCTCCCTGCGCGTCCGCACCACCTCCGACGGCGGATACTCCTTCAAGTACGAGACGGTGCCCAACATCCTGGCCCAGGACTGCACCTGTGTCTAG